The genomic interval GCCGCCTTCTCCACCGGGCGCAGGCCTCCGTAGGCGGTCACCACCACCGTGATCACGCCTTCCCGCGGGCTGATGAGGAATTCCACGCCCCGGTCCGCGTAGGAGTAGAGGAGTAGCTCTCCGTGTTCGGTGGAGGAGGCGGAAATGCTGGGGCAGGGACCGAATTCTACCTCCACCTCCTCGGCTGTGCTCCCTATGCCCACGCCGCCCGAGGTCCTTCCGGCGTAGGGCGAGGAGACCTCCACCGCCCCCACCTCGTCCTCCGGGTCCAGGTACCCGTTGCCCTGGTCGTAGAGGGTTACCACCAGGAGCCAGGAAGCGGGGTCGTCTAACCTTCCCCCCTCGCGCGTACGGCCGTAATAGGCGTAAAGATAACCGCCGTCCCGGCGGTGGTCCTCTGGGTCCCCGTGTACCTCGCGGACGGCGGAGAAGGTGCTCCCGATCTCGATGTCCGCCGCCGAGTAGCCGGGCACGATGGGGTCCCTTTCCCAGGTGGGGAGGTCTTTACCGCCCTTCCCGCAGCCGGAGGGGGCGAGCGCCAGGGATAACGCCAGGATGGCCGCCGCCGTGAGTTTCCGGAAGCCGGGCTTGTGGTTCCCATTTATTTCCATGGTCATGACTGCCTATTCCTCCCCCTTCCCCCCACGCCTCTCCGGGAATAGGAAACCGGGAGGCCCAGGTACGCGGCCAGGGTTTCCACCACCGCGAAGGCCCGGGCCCGGTTCTCCGCCGGGGAAGCGGACGTCTCGGAGCGGAAGACCCTGCGCTTCTTTCCTCCCCGCCAGCGGAGATAGACGCGGGCGGAGTAGGAGAGGCTCCTTCCGGAAGGATTTTCATCCTCCTCCGGGCGTTCTCCGCCCGATTCCACGACCACGATCTCCTCTAGGTCCTCCCGGGGGTGCTTGCGGCGGAAGGGGAGGAAGAAGCGATACCGTTCCCATACCACGGCTTTCTCTCCCGGGAGGATGACCAAGTAGGTGGGTGAGGAGAAGACGGCCAGGATGCTGTAGAAGAGCAGGGTCACGGCGCATATCCCCGTGGCCATGCGGGCGACACCCGCCGTGGCCAGGACGGCGCAGATCACCGCGACATAGAAGACCAGGACATGGAAGACCTCCCAGGGCCCTCCCCGGATCTCGAATTCCAGGCCCTTTTCCTCACTGCCCGGGCCGGCCGCCATCTTCCTCTCCTTTCGCGCCAGCATGCCCTCGTGAGCGATTATAAACCATGACCGGCTCGGGAAACGGCCCGGAAGGGCACTACTCCTCGATGACCTTGTAGACCACGTCGTGTTCGCGGGCGTGCTCGATGACCTTGACCCCGACGACGTCGCCGGGGCCCGCCTGCTGGACCTGGCGGTGTTCGATCTGCATGGACTCCACCTTCTGCGTCCAGTCGGAGGTGTGCCCCTTCACGTGTATGGTATCCCCGACCTTGAGCTCGTCCTCGAGCTCGATGGCCGCCACGCCCACCTTGCCGAAGTAATGGGTCACCCTTCCCACCTGCTTCTCCATCCTTCACCTCCCCCTTTCGGTACGTCCGCCC from Actinomycetota bacterium carries:
- a CDS encoding translation elongation factor-like protein; translated protein: MEKQVGRVTHYFGKVGVAAIELEDELKVGDTIHVKGHTSDWTQKVESMQIEHRQVQQAGPGDVVGVKVIEHAREHDVVYKVIEE